One stretch of Paramormyrops kingsleyae isolate MSU_618 chromosome 4, PKINGS_0.4, whole genome shotgun sequence DNA includes these proteins:
- the LOC111850891 gene encoding myelin-associated glycoprotein-like: MGGNLRLLLLSFLLSGVRCAEWSLWVPTHLDALEDSCLLIPCGFDLPDNYLGQLSKPAGGVWRKGSPWFTGSVDVFTSSRSRNLLHGEIIGDLLQKNCTTILDGLHQNYTDKYYFRIESGFLMTFPTETLIQITDTPPKPRLSPVSVAAVMEGTLLNLSCTAPAPCPRLPPDLIWTPLLGDARGALVTNEDGTLTATSSLEFSASHLHHGLTISCTAAYARQTNGSHSATTRSPPLTVFYPPRNTNATISAPDPLTEGDLVTLVCTSDGNPPVESYAWFCQHGDGAERLGFGQDFAFNVTPAHTGLYLCQAQNAHGSQNSSVIQLWLKDLTFVGEETSTVGLWLAGLGGLLLVLLLLGLVLCLCRRSRDSSSSVDMKDQKVYVNMQNTVHSNAYLSSSDQSRWATDEEVYDNSIMFHLEKPNDFPDQSEDDIDNIYANSFAVDSLSTQCS; encoded by the exons ATGGGGGGAAATCTTCGACTTCTACTTCTCAGCTTTTTGCTTTCCG GTGTCCGGTGCGCTGAGTGGTCTCTTTGGGTGCCCACTCACTTGGATGCCCTGGAGGATTCCTGCCTGCTCATCCCTTGCGGTTTTGATTTGCCTGATAATTACCTTGGACAGCTGAGTAAACCGGCAGGCGGGGTGTGGAGGAAAGGCTCGCCGTGGTTCACAGGCAGCGTCGATGTGTTCACCTCCTCCCGCAGCCGCAACTTGCTTCACGGCGAGATTATCGGAGACCTATTGCAGAAGAACTGCACCACCATCCTCGACGGACTCCACCAGAATTACACCGACAAGTATTACTTCAGAATTGAAAGTGGATTTCTGATGACTTTCCCAACGGAAACACTGATACAAATTACAG ACACTCCACCCAAACCACGGTTGTCCCCGGTGTCGGTGGCGGCCGTGATGGAGGGCACCCTTCTCAATCTGTCCTGCACGGCTCCGGCCCCCTGTCCCCGCCTGCCGCCTGATTTAATATGGACGCCGCTTCTGGGAGACGCCCGCGGAGCGCTGGTGACGAACGAGGACGGCACCTTGACTGCGACCTCATCGCTGGAATTTAGTGCGTCGCACCTCCATCACGGGCTGACCATCTCGTGTACCGCCGCGTACGCCCGGCAGACGAACGGCAGCCACAGCGCCACCACGCGGAGCCCCCCTCTCACGGTTTTCT ACCCCCCAAGAAACACGAACGCCACCATCAGTGCGCCCGACCCACTGACAGAAGGCGACCTGGTGACTTTGGTCTGCACCAGCGACGGCAACCCGCCCGTGGAGAGCTACGCCTGGTTCTGCCAGCATGGAGATGGGGCTGAACGTCTCGGCTTTGGGCAGGACTTCGCCTTTAATGTGACACCCGCCCACACTGGTCTGTACCTCTGCCAGGCTCAGAACGCCCACGGCAGTCAGAACTCTTCGGTGATCCAGCTCTGGTTGAAAG ACCTTACATTTGTAGGAGAGGAGACGTCCACTGTAGGTCtgtggctggcaggactgggagGACTGCTGTTGGTCCTGCTGTTGCTGGGACTAGTCCTATGTCTCTGCAG AAGATCCAGGGACTCATCAAGCTCTGTAGATATGAAG GACCAAAAAGTTTACGTTAACATGCAAAACACTGTTCACTCAAACGCGTACCTCTCTAGCAGTGACCAGTCAAGATGGGCCACGGATGAAGAAGTCTATGACAATTCAATAATGTTTCACCTTGAAAAGCCTAATGACTTTCCTGACCAATCAGAAGATGACATTGACAATATCTATGCCAATTCTTTCGCAGTTGACAGCTTATCAACCCAGTGTAGTTAG